From Marinoscillum sp. 108, a single genomic window includes:
- the ftsH gene encoding ATP-dependent zinc metalloprotease FtsH, whose amino-acid sequence MADKPRQKNPLMGGKPNKPNYQLLIIVGLITVVFGFTYFSRSNTTVSISDKRFEQMVLANDVKKVVLIKNQDEVEVTLKPEALQNTKYKIELEEQSPFSTNSGPHYKFKIVDPTIFNQKFNELMDKLPKDQQIGYEVDERQDFTTFIFNWGFLFLIIFGFWFLMRRMTGGGGPGGQIFNIGKSKAALFDAENKVKITFNDAAGLEEAKEEIKEIVDFLQNPGKFTTLGGKIPKGALLVGPPGTGKTLLAKAVAGEAGVPFFTLSGSDFVEMFVGVGAARVRDLFKQAKEKAPCIVFIDEIDAIGRSRGKGQMPGSNDERENTLNSLLVEMDGFSTDSGVIILAATNRPDVLDSALLRPGRFDRQISIDKPDIIGREAIFKVHLKPIKQHENVDAKKLAAQTPGFAGAEIANVCNEAALIAARRDKKAVDMADFQDAIDRVIGGLEKKNKIISPEEKKIVAYHEAGHAVAGWFLEHADPLVKVSIVPRGVAALGYAQYLPKEQFLYQTEQLMDEMCMALGGRVAEDLVFGKISTGALSDLERITKLAYSIVTVYGMNDKIGNVSFYDSKQSEYNFTKPYSDATAELIDKEVKSLIDQAYARTKELLKEKGKELEIIAKELLEKEIIFQGDLDRLIGKRPFENQTTYERFTNNKNVNDERDEQEALEKLEAEKAKQEELAKLKSNVIQEVQKEDGAVDTETEEELEDKKQS is encoded by the coding sequence ATGGCGGATAAACCGAGACAGAAAAACCCACTAATGGGTGGAAAGCCAAATAAACCCAACTATCAACTACTGATTATAGTAGGCTTGATTACCGTGGTTTTTGGATTTACATATTTCAGCCGTAGTAACACCACAGTTTCAATCTCTGATAAGCGATTTGAACAGATGGTCTTAGCTAACGATGTGAAAAAGGTCGTTCTCATCAAAAATCAGGATGAGGTGGAGGTCACACTGAAACCAGAGGCCCTGCAGAACACCAAATACAAAATAGAGTTAGAGGAACAATCCCCGTTTTCTACCAATAGCGGACCTCATTATAAATTCAAAATTGTAGACCCAACAATCTTCAATCAGAAGTTTAATGAGCTGATGGATAAACTACCCAAGGATCAGCAAATCGGGTATGAAGTAGACGAGCGGCAGGACTTTACCACCTTTATCTTCAACTGGGGATTCCTATTCCTGATCATCTTCGGGTTCTGGTTTCTGATGAGAAGAATGACAGGTGGTGGTGGCCCCGGTGGTCAGATTTTCAATATCGGGAAATCAAAAGCGGCACTTTTCGATGCTGAAAATAAAGTCAAAATCACATTCAATGATGCCGCCGGTCTTGAAGAAGCCAAGGAGGAAATCAAAGAGATTGTTGACTTCCTTCAAAACCCAGGGAAATTCACGACACTGGGTGGCAAAATTCCGAAAGGAGCCTTACTTGTAGGCCCTCCCGGAACAGGTAAAACCTTACTTGCCAAAGCGGTGGCTGGTGAAGCTGGCGTGCCTTTCTTCACACTTTCAGGATCTGATTTCGTGGAAATGTTTGTGGGTGTGGGTGCTGCCAGGGTAAGGGACCTCTTTAAGCAAGCCAAAGAAAAAGCACCTTGTATTGTCTTTATTGATGAAATAGATGCCATCGGCAGATCCCGGGGAAAGGGCCAAATGCCAGGCTCCAACGATGAGCGAGAAAACACCCTCAACTCTCTGTTGGTAGAGATGGACGGCTTTTCCACAGACTCGGGAGTAATCATACTGGCGGCAACTAACCGTCCTGATGTACTCGATTCTGCCCTGCTGAGACCTGGTAGATTTGACAGACAAATCAGTATTGACAAACCAGATATTATTGGCAGAGAAGCTATTTTCAAAGTACACCTGAAGCCAATCAAGCAGCACGAAAATGTGGATGCTAAAAAACTGGCAGCACAGACCCCCGGGTTTGCAGGAGCTGAAATCGCCAATGTATGTAACGAAGCAGCACTCATCGCTGCCCGACGTGACAAAAAGGCCGTTGATATGGCCGATTTTCAGGATGCCATTGACAGAGTCATTGGTGGACTGGAGAAAAAGAATAAAATCATCTCTCCTGAAGAGAAAAAAATCGTGGCATATCACGAAGCAGGTCACGCCGTGGCGGGTTGGTTTCTGGAGCATGCAGACCCCTTGGTAAAAGTGAGTATCGTGCCACGTGGTGTAGCCGCGCTGGGATATGCGCAGTATCTACCCAAAGAGCAGTTTCTCTATCAGACCGAGCAGCTCATGGATGAGATGTGTATGGCACTGGGTGGCAGAGTGGCAGAGGATTTGGTTTTCGGAAAAATCTCTACTGGCGCGCTCAGCGATCTCGAAAGGATCACCAAACTGGCCTACAGCATCGTCACTGTGTACGGTATGAATGATAAGATCGGGAACGTCTCGTTTTACGACAGTAAACAATCAGAATATAATTTCACCAAACCATATTCTGATGCCACGGCTGAGCTGATAGATAAGGAAGTGAAGAGCCTCATAGATCAGGCCTACGCCCGCACCAAGGAGCTGCTTAAAGAAAAAGGCAAGGAACTGGAGATCATAGCGAAGGAGCTGCTTGAAAAAGAGATTATTTTTCAGGGTGATCTTGACAGGCTGATTGGTAAGCGTCCTTTTGAGAATCAAACTACCTATGAGCGGTTTACTAATAATAAAAATGTAAACGACGAAAGGGATGAACAAGAGGCACTTGAAAAGCTAGAGGCTGAAAAAGCGAAGCAAGAAGAGCTGGCTAAGCTGAAAAGCAACGTAATCCAGGAGGTACAAAAAGAAGATGGTGCGGTAGACACCGAAACAGAGGAAGAACTGGAGGACAAAAAGCAGTCCTAA
- the ahcY gene encoding adenosylhomocysteinase — MIEEKLNYKVKDINLAEYGRNEIRLAEAEMPGLMALREEYGPSKILKGARIAGCLHMTIQTAVLIETLVELGAEVSWSSCNIFSTQDHAAAAIAKAGVPVFAWKGLNEEEFDWCIEQTLFAFEGGKPLNMILDDGGDLTNMVLDRYPELVEGINGLSEETTTGVHRLYERMRKGTLPMPAINVNDSVTKSKFDNKYGCKESLVDAIRRATDIMLAGKVAVVAGYGDVGKGSAASLRGAGVRVIVTEIDPICALQAAMDGYEVKRMVDAVPRADIIVTATGNKDIIRGEHFKLMHDKTIVCNIGHFDNEIDVAWLNGNYGSTKVEIKPQVDLYNIDGKEIILLAEGRLVNLGCATGHPSFVMSNSFTNQTLAQIELWTNVKNYENAVYTLPKHLDEKVAALHLAKIGVELETLSQEQAEYIGVTVAGPFKPDTYRY; from the coding sequence ATGATTGAAGAAAAGCTGAACTACAAAGTAAAAGACATTAACCTGGCCGAATATGGCCGGAACGAAATAAGGTTGGCAGAGGCTGAAATGCCTGGTCTGATGGCCTTACGAGAAGAATACGGACCTTCAAAAATACTGAAGGGAGCCCGCATAGCAGGTTGTTTGCATATGACCATACAAACGGCCGTTTTGATAGAAACCCTCGTGGAGTTGGGAGCTGAAGTATCCTGGTCTTCATGTAATATATTTTCAACACAGGATCACGCTGCTGCGGCGATTGCTAAGGCTGGTGTGCCGGTATTTGCATGGAAAGGCCTCAATGAGGAGGAATTTGACTGGTGCATAGAGCAAACACTATTCGCGTTTGAGGGTGGTAAGCCTCTGAACATGATTTTGGATGATGGTGGAGACCTTACCAATATGGTATTGGATAGATACCCTGAGTTGGTAGAAGGGATTAATGGCCTTTCTGAGGAGACTACCACTGGTGTCCACAGGCTATATGAGCGCATGAGAAAAGGGACACTACCAATGCCTGCTATCAACGTAAACGACTCGGTCACCAAGTCGAAGTTTGACAACAAATATGGCTGTAAGGAGTCTTTGGTAGATGCGATCAGGAGAGCTACAGACATCATGCTGGCTGGTAAAGTAGCCGTGGTTGCCGGGTATGGCGATGTAGGGAAAGGCTCAGCAGCTTCATTGCGTGGCGCAGGAGTGAGAGTGATCGTGACTGAAATAGACCCAATCTGTGCGCTGCAGGCCGCTATGGACGGCTATGAAGTAAAGAGAATGGTGGATGCTGTGCCTAGAGCAGATATTATTGTTACTGCCACTGGTAACAAAGACATCATCCGAGGAGAGCATTTTAAACTCATGCATGACAAAACGATCGTTTGCAACATCGGCCACTTTGACAATGAGATTGATGTAGCCTGGTTGAATGGAAACTACGGAAGTACCAAGGTGGAGATTAAGCCTCAGGTAGATTTGTATAATATTGATGGTAAGGAAATCATTCTTCTCGCAGAAGGCAGACTGGTGAATCTCGGATGCGCTACCGGACACCCTTCTTTTGTGATGAGTAATTCATTCACCAACCAGACACTGGCTCAGATAGAGCTGTGGACCAACGTGAAGAATTATGAAAATGCCGTTTATACGCTTCCTAAGCATTTGGACGAGAAAGTAGCAGCGCTTCACCTCGCCAAAATAGGAGTGGAGCTTGAAACCCTATCTCAGGAGCAGGCAGAGTACATTGGAGTGACAGTGGCCGGGCCATTTAAACCGGATACTTACCGATATTAA
- a CDS encoding biotin--[acetyl-CoA-carboxylase] ligase, which translates to MLEFLPECHSTNEELLLRIRRETLNEGHVLHTGHQIAGKGQRGNAWLSERGKNLLFSIYLTPKVLLPKQAYLLNIISGLAVVDALVPRVSDKVELKWPNDVYVGDKKISGILVETMIEGGVIADAVVGIGVNVNQSHFPLATATSILMESGVTCELEELLEQIIQQLEKYYLKLKSGDTRGLLGAYYKLMRWRGEIHSFRDKEGIFEGEIIGIDDTGRLTVKTNNIVRRFDVKEIAFLY; encoded by the coding sequence ATGCTCGAATTCCTGCCAGAATGTCACAGTACCAATGAGGAGCTGCTGCTAAGAATCCGTCGCGAAACCCTTAATGAGGGTCATGTATTACACACCGGACACCAAATAGCTGGAAAAGGACAACGAGGCAACGCCTGGCTGAGCGAACGCGGTAAAAACCTTCTTTTTTCCATTTATCTGACACCAAAAGTACTCTTGCCCAAACAGGCATATCTATTAAATATCATTTCAGGATTGGCAGTGGTAGATGCCTTAGTCCCAAGGGTAAGTGACAAAGTTGAATTGAAGTGGCCAAATGATGTCTATGTGGGTGATAAAAAAATCTCGGGCATTTTGGTAGAGACCATGATTGAAGGTGGTGTGATAGCAGATGCGGTAGTAGGAATAGGCGTAAATGTCAATCAATCCCACTTTCCTCTTGCAACCGCCACTTCCATTCTGATGGAAAGTGGTGTGACTTGCGAACTAGAGGAGTTACTGGAGCAGATCATTCAGCAGTTGGAAAAGTATTACCTGAAATTGAAATCAGGAGATACCAGAGGCCTTCTTGGGGCCTATTACAAGCTGATGAGGTGGCGTGGAGAAATCCACTCTTTCCGGGATAAAGAAGGGATATTTGAAGGCGAAATTATTGGCATTGACGATACTGGCAGGCTTACAGTCAAAACAAACAATATCGTCAGGCGTTTCGATGTGAAGGAAATAGCATTCCTCTATTAA
- the rsfS gene encoding ribosome silencing factor, giving the protein MQVKTKEAINSSKLSELVAQGMVEKKASDVVVMDLREVKNAVADYFIICSGNSDTQIDAIADSIEDEVFKHSTQNPWKREGKESREWIIIDYVDVVAHVFNKEKRKFYGLEELWGDAKVTQIDKEN; this is encoded by the coding sequence ATGCAGGTAAAAACAAAAGAAGCAATTAATTCCAGTAAATTAAGTGAACTGGTGGCGCAGGGTATGGTGGAGAAGAAGGCTTCTGATGTAGTGGTGATGGATCTTCGGGAAGTGAAAAACGCTGTAGCGGATTACTTTATCATCTGTTCTGGAAATTCTGATACTCAAATAGATGCAATTGCCGATTCTATAGAGGATGAGGTCTTTAAGCATTCTACTCAAAATCCCTGGAAAAGAGAAGGAAAAGAAAGCCGAGAGTGGATCATCATTGATTATGTAGATGTAGTTGCTCATGTTTTCAATAAAGAAAAGAGAAAATTTTACGGTCTGGAGGAGCTATGGGGCGATGCTAAAGTCACCCAGATAGACAAAGAGAACTAA